Proteins encoded in a region of the Nevskiales bacterium genome:
- a CDS encoding L,D-transpeptidase family protein, which translates to MRTLGYALLTLAGLALLALGISVFTWRTAEPERQLRADLVRVDKSARRLELLRGGEVIRRYHVSFGARPRGHKQQEGDERTPEGRYRIDGRNARSRYYKSLHISYPNAEDRRAARQRGVSPGGDIMIHGMPNGWGWAWLFLKPFNWTDGCIAVSDREMDEIWHAVPVGTPIEIRP; encoded by the coding sequence GTGCGCACGCTGGGTTATGCGCTGCTGACGCTGGCTGGCCTCGCCCTGCTGGCGCTCGGCATCAGCGTATTCACCTGGCGCACGGCCGAACCCGAACGTCAGCTGCGCGCCGACCTGGTGCGCGTGGACAAGTCCGCACGCCGCCTGGAGCTGCTGCGGGGCGGGGAGGTCATCCGTCGCTACCACGTATCCTTCGGCGCGCGCCCGCGGGGGCACAAGCAACAGGAAGGCGACGAGCGCACGCCGGAAGGGCGCTACCGCATCGACGGCCGCAATGCCCGCAGCCGCTACTACAAATCCCTGCACATCTCCTATCCAAACGCCGAGGATCGCCGCGCCGCGCGCCAGCGCGGGGTTTCACCCGGCGGCGACATCATGATCCATGGCATGCCCAACGGCTGGGGCTGGGCCTGGCTGTTTTTGAAGCCCTTCAACTGGACCGACGGCTGTATCGCGGTCAGCGACCGCGAGATGGACGAGATCTGGCATGCGGTGCCGGTCGGCACGCCGATCGAAATCCGGCCGTAG
- the ppa gene encoding inorganic diphosphatase codes for MALNLVKTGKEPPNDVNVIIEIPMNSEPVKYEVDKDSGEITVDRILTTPMRYPCNYGYVPHTLCGDGDPLDALVMMPMPLIARCVINCRPIGMLEMEDESGTDEKLIVVPTNKLSPLYRNVNSVRELPEPIRDQIAHFFEHYKDLEKGKWVKVKGWHGPKDAQKAILDSIERFDSATKKPNF; via the coding sequence ATGGCCCTGAATCTCGTCAAGACCGGCAAGGAACCCCCCAATGACGTCAACGTCATCATCGAAATCCCGATGAACAGCGAGCCGGTGAAGTACGAAGTCGACAAGGACTCCGGCGAGATCACCGTGGACCGCATCCTGACCACGCCGATGCGTTATCCCTGCAACTACGGCTACGTGCCCCACACGCTGTGCGGCGACGGTGACCCGCTGGACGCGCTGGTGATGATGCCGATGCCGCTGATCGCGCGCTGCGTGATCAACTGCCGGCCGATCGGCATGCTGGAGATGGAGGATGAGTCCGGCACCGACGAGAAACTGATCGTCGTCCCGACCAACAAGCTCAGTCCGCTGTACCGCAACGTGAACAGCGTGCGCGAGTTGCCCGAGCCCATTCGCGACCAGATCGCGCATTTCTTCGAGCACTACAAGGACCTGGAGAAGGGCAAGTGGGTCAAGGTCAAGGGCTGGCACGGGCCCAAGGACGCGCAGAAAGCCATCCTCGACAGCATCGAGCGCTTCGACTCGGCGACGAAGAAACCGAATTTTTAG